One genomic segment of Acidaminococcales bacterium includes these proteins:
- a CDS encoding flavodoxin family protein translates to MKVLLLNGSPHEKGCTFTALSEVAGQLEKDGIETQFLHIGTKPVQGCVACQGCAKSGYCVFKDDKVNECVDLLKAADGFVVGSPVYYSAPNGALCAFLDRLFYRKAQAYAYKPAACVVSCRRGGATASFDRLNKYFTISQMPVVSSQYWNSVHGNTPEEVRQDAEGLQTMRTLGNNMAWLLKCIDAAKGVVARPETEAPARTNFIR, encoded by the coding sequence ATGAAAGTTCTTTTGCTCAACGGCAGCCCGCATGAAAAAGGCTGCACTTTTACCGCGCTCAGCGAAGTCGCCGGACAATTAGAAAAAGACGGCATCGAAACGCAGTTTTTGCACATCGGCACTAAACCGGTGCAAGGCTGCGTTGCCTGTCAGGGCTGCGCCAAAAGCGGATATTGCGTGTTCAAGGACGACAAGGTAAACGAATGTGTCGATCTTTTGAAAGCCGCCGATGGGTTCGTGGTAGGGTCGCCGGTGTACTATTCCGCGCCTAACGGCGCTTTGTGCGCCTTCCTGGACAGGCTGTTTTATCGCAAGGCCCAAGCCTACGCTTACAAACCGGCGGCTTGTGTGGTCAGTTGTCGGCGCGGCGGCGCCACGGCTTCTTTTGACCGCCTGAACAAGTATTTTACCATTTCGCAAATGCCGGTTGTTTCTTCGCAATACTGGAACAGCGTCCACGGCAACACGCCCGAAGAAGTAAGGCAGGACGCGGAAGGGCTGCAAACCATGCGCACCCTCGGCAACAACATGGCTTGGCTTTTAAAGTGCATTGACGCGGCCAAGGGCGTAGTCGCACGACCGGAAACGGAAGCCCCGGCCAGGACAAACTTCATCCGCTGA